A genomic stretch from Pontivivens ytuae includes:
- a CDS encoding reprolysin-like metallopeptidase, with amino-acid sequence MPQTIDPSPILAGFDERWNAMVGDGAPVFVSYSFVASDFATYFPSAPQEVTSFGAFTAEQRDDFRSALAVFEAVAGVRFVEVDDPDDAMIRVMNTNDLSPTTGLANLPRVVDESELIYREISSNGVLAMTVGFGQDYSPGTQNFQTLLHELGHALGLEHPEGSGSNPDFDTDTTIMSYNHSGPARTTLAPMDIAALEQIYGPASGFDGIQFGFNPNNGFEIDGTSGDDILIAIDSDSVLTGGLGHDGLHGRDGNDYFDPGAGDATVDGGTGDDILMLTGARSDYLAAVGTGRDGLILTGQGGGAVEGEVVFSGIDTVVFSDGAMSIAELRQSFLPDLGLTSLSRVDDLTAGEETTVTIGVGNFGGGVAPAGTAVVLFLSPDSRWDSGDYEIGRLVLGEIEPSESQDAPLTFAPPTDVPPGDYTIFYVIDPDGELVQSDNSKVYAPSVSPVITFNNDSYVEPQAPFHVTARQSLPEDIDTLFVSALYTASQTEIDGGTVRYDATDDSGLAALVTGTGFDSTDLTQGTVTSLTFLRGSIGAEQTVLSMQGLWVSRGELRAALSSAAQGNEAPLALLFDEMRFDYVGSNGADRFAAGGQDDSLVGGEGNDTLEGGFGADEVFGDGGNDSLIGGVDGAVDTLNGGADNDTYVIGEAGEIIDEAAGGGTDTVQTSIDFILPDEVENVVSMAEVAITLTGNGGANTLTASDAGDTLSGIAGDDTLQGGAGSDVLDGGTGDDMLEGSGSADTLRGGTEDDTLNGGADPDLLEGGAGNDVLDGGSGNDALRGGNDADLLIGGEGDDDLRGNDGDDTIKGGLQSDYALGGEGNDSIEGASGFDTLIGNAGQDTLRGGNQGDELRGGEDGDVLYGDAGNDTLFGDNGADTLYGGDDVDSLAGGDGNDVLDAGEGRDTISGGLGDDQMIGGLGDDRIQGQDGDDTGFGGFGNDRMFGNAGADTLYGEEDDDFLLGGEGNDSLFGGEGADTLKGVDDDDMLFGEGGTDTLNGQLGNDFADGGDGNDTLRGEGGFDTLHGGAGDDLLLGGDDGDTLDGGADNDTLRGGLGDDSLFGSGGFDRLEGMNGADLLDGGDGDDVLLGGNGLDTLIGGSGFDMLTGGSGTDTFVFEIGTGQDTVTDFEMGLDIVQLGMARDSVSLLQNGDDVEVTAGSDQMIFLGTTVEAVDAALIDPL; translated from the coding sequence ATGCCACAGACGATCGATCCGTCCCCTATTCTTGCAGGCTTCGATGAGCGCTGGAACGCCATGGTCGGCGACGGTGCGCCGGTCTTCGTGTCCTACAGCTTTGTTGCGAGCGACTTTGCCACCTACTTCCCGAGCGCGCCGCAGGAGGTGACGAGCTTCGGCGCGTTTACGGCGGAACAGCGGGACGATTTCAGATCGGCGTTGGCGGTGTTCGAGGCTGTTGCCGGTGTGCGGTTTGTCGAGGTGGACGACCCTGACGATGCGATGATCCGGGTGATGAACACGAACGACCTGTCGCCGACGACGGGCCTCGCCAACCTGCCGCGGGTCGTGGATGAAAGCGAGCTGATCTACCGCGAGATCTCGTCCAATGGTGTGCTCGCGATGACGGTCGGGTTCGGTCAGGACTACAGCCCAGGCACGCAGAACTTCCAGACGCTGCTGCACGAGCTGGGCCACGCGCTGGGCCTCGAGCATCCGGAGGGCAGCGGCTCCAACCCGGACTTCGACACCGACACGACCATCATGAGCTACAACCATTCGGGACCGGCGCGGACGACGCTTGCCCCGATGGACATCGCCGCGCTGGAGCAGATCTATGGCCCGGCGAGCGGGTTCGACGGGATCCAGTTCGGTTTCAATCCCAACAACGGTTTCGAGATCGATGGGACCTCCGGCGACGACATCCTGATCGCCATCGACAGCGACAGCGTGCTGACTGGCGGCCTCGGCCATGACGGGCTCCACGGACGGGACGGGAACGACTACTTCGATCCGGGTGCTGGCGATGCGACTGTCGACGGCGGCACGGGCGATGACATCCTGATGCTGACGGGCGCGCGGAGCGATTACCTGGCCGCGGTCGGCACGGGACGCGATGGCCTGATCCTCACCGGGCAGGGCGGTGGCGCCGTGGAGGGCGAGGTCGTCTTCTCCGGCATCGACACCGTTGTCTTCAGCGACGGTGCGATGAGTATCGCGGAGCTGCGGCAATCCTTCCTGCCGGATCTCGGACTGACGAGCCTGTCCCGCGTGGACGACCTGACGGCGGGTGAGGAGACCACTGTCACGATCGGCGTGGGGAACTTCGGTGGTGGCGTCGCGCCGGCGGGTACCGCGGTGGTGCTGTTCCTGTCGCCGGACAGCCGCTGGGACTCGGGCGATTACGAGATCGGGCGTCTCGTGCTGGGCGAGATCGAGCCGTCGGAGTCGCAGGACGCGCCTCTTACCTTCGCGCCGCCCACGGATGTGCCGCCCGGGGACTACACGATCTTCTACGTGATCGACCCAGACGGCGAGCTTGTGCAGTCTGACAACTCCAAGGTTTATGCGCCGTCCGTGAGCCCGGTGATCACATTCAACAATGATAGTTATGTCGAGCCGCAGGCGCCGTTCCATGTGACGGCCCGGCAGTCGCTGCCTGAGGACATCGATACGCTGTTCGTCTCGGCGCTCTACACCGCGAGCCAGACTGAGATCGACGGCGGCACTGTGCGCTACGACGCAACGGACGACTCCGGTCTGGCGGCACTCGTCACTGGAACGGGCTTCGACAGCACGGATCTGACGCAGGGAACCGTGACCAGTCTCACCTTTCTGCGGGGCAGTATTGGAGCCGAGCAAACCGTTCTATCTATGCAGGGACTTTGGGTCAGCCGGGGTGAGCTGAGAGCGGCGCTCAGCAGTGCGGCGCAAGGCAACGAGGCGCCGCTGGCCCTGCTCTTCGACGAGATGCGCTTCGATTATGTGGGTTCCAATGGCGCCGATCGTTTCGCCGCGGGAGGTCAGGATGACTCGCTTGTGGGGGGCGAAGGCAATGATACGCTCGAAGGCGGCTTTGGAGCCGATGAAGTCTTCGGTGACGGCGGGAATGACAGCCTGATTGGTGGTGTCGATGGTGCCGTAGACACGCTCAATGGTGGCGCAGATAATGACACCTACGTCATCGGCGAGGCAGGTGAGATCATTGACGAGGCGGCGGGTGGTGGCACTGACACTGTCCAGACCTCGATCGACTTCATCCTGCCTGATGAGGTAGAGAACGTTGTGTCGATGGCCGAAGTGGCCATTACGCTGACCGGCAATGGCGGTGCCAATACCCTCACAGCTTCCGATGCAGGCGACACGTTGAGCGGCATTGCCGGAGACGACACGTTGCAGGGTGGCGCCGGATCGGACGTGTTGGATGGCGGCACGGGCGACGACATGCTGGAAGGCAGCGGCAGCGCCGATACCCTCCGCGGTGGCACTGAGGATGATACGCTGAACGGCGGTGCCGACCCAGACCTGCTCGAAGGCGGGGCAGGCAACGACGTCCTCGATGGGGGGAGCGGTAACGACGCCCTGCGCGGTGGCAATGACGCGGACCTGCTGATCGGCGGCGAGGGCGACGACGATCTCCGCGGGAATGATGGTGACGATACCATCAAAGGCGGTTTGCAGAGCGATTACGCTCTTGGGGGCGAGGGCAACGACTCCATCGAAGGCGCTTCCGGCTTCGACACGCTCATCGGCAATGCGGGGCAGGACACGCTTCGCGGTGGCAACCAGGGTGACGAGCTGCGCGGTGGCGAGGACGGCGACGTGCTCTATGGCGATGCGGGCAACGACACACTGTTTGGCGACAACGGGGCCGACACTCTGTACGGCGGTGACGACGTCGACAGTCTCGCGGGTGGCGACGGGAACGACGTCCTGGACGCCGGCGAGGGACGCGACACGATCTCCGGCGGCTTGGGCGACGATCAGATGATCGGGGGGCTCGGCGACGATCGGATCCAGGGCCAGGACGGTGATGACACGGGCTTTGGCGGCTTCGGCAACGACCGGATGTTCGGGAATGCGGGCGCCGACACGCTCTATGGCGAGGAAGACGATGACTTCCTGCTTGGCGGCGAAGGCAATGACAGCCTGTTCGGCGGTGAAGGCGCCGACACGCTGAAAGGTGTCGATGACGACGACATGCTGTTCGGCGAGGGTGGTACGGATACGCTCAACGGTCAGCTCGGCAACGATTTCGCCGACGGTGGCGATGGCAATGACACGCTGCGCGGGGAGGGCGGTTTCGACACGCTGCACGGTGGCGCGGGAGATGATCTCCTCCTTGGTGGCGACGATGGCGATACGCTGGATGGCGGCGCGGACAACGATACGCTGAGAGGTGGTCTCGGCGATGACTCGCTTTTCGGATCCGGCGGCTTCGACCGGTTGGAGGGCATGAACGGCGCAGATCTGTTGGACGGTGGGGACGGCGACGACGTTCTGCTCGGCGGCAATGGGCTGGATACTCTGATCGGCGGCAGCGGCTTCGATATGCTCACCGGTGGTAGTGGTACCGACACATTTGTTTTTGAGATCGGGACCGGGCAAGACACCGTGACCGACTTCGAAATGGGGCTCGACATCGTTCAGCTCGGCATGGCGCGGGATAGCGTCTCACTGCTCCAGAACGGCGACGACGTTGAGGTCACTGCCGGGAGTGACCAGATGATTTTTCTGGGCACGACGGTGGAGGCTGTGGACGCGGCTTTAATCGACCCGCTTTGA
- a CDS encoding tetratricopeptide repeat protein, whose amino-acid sequence MLAGLKFHASFGLYALCITALTACNSLPDRPFFEASLSVGDANRILRSSDNEPQRAYAVRQLDQAAQQGDERAARILARHFRRGPDINQDLARAAEYQEMLLAAGHEDVRSSLARLYLTEASPAYNPIRGRELLDAAAQDGDAAAALQLARLLDASDPNRAIGIREDLATRGDAEAQLELATLLVDPSSVAFDPERGLALYEQLARSGNGRALFALGTIYRKGEIVDRDLRRSLSYFERGVVAGDRRSTLQFALALFNGRGIETSEARGLAMIEDLAEQGSGAALWHLGRLAPRRYTILVQDTLFSEQFYAGDVHGVFDTNTLIAFESFCAARSVNATCAIEPFAREAANAVAAARR is encoded by the coding sequence ATGCTTGCCGGGTTGAAGTTTCATGCGTCTTTCGGCCTTTACGCTCTCTGCATTACCGCGCTGACGGCGTGCAACTCGTTGCCTGATCGGCCGTTTTTCGAGGCAAGCCTGTCGGTTGGCGATGCCAATCGCATCCTGCGCAGTTCGGACAACGAACCGCAGCGCGCTTACGCCGTAAGGCAGCTGGATCAAGCCGCGCAGCAAGGTGATGAGCGCGCAGCGCGCATCCTTGCACGCCACTTCCGGCGTGGGCCCGACATCAACCAAGATCTCGCGCGTGCGGCAGAGTACCAGGAAATGCTCTTGGCGGCCGGGCACGAGGACGTTCGGTCGTCTCTGGCGCGTCTGTACCTGACGGAAGCATCGCCCGCCTACAATCCGATCCGGGGACGCGAGCTGCTTGACGCCGCAGCGCAGGATGGAGATGCCGCGGCCGCACTCCAACTCGCTCGTCTCCTCGACGCTTCCGATCCAAATCGGGCCATTGGGATCCGGGAGGACCTTGCAACGCGGGGAGACGCCGAGGCCCAGCTCGAGCTCGCCACGCTTCTAGTGGATCCGAGCAGCGTGGCTTTCGATCCGGAGCGAGGCCTCGCGCTCTACGAACAGCTCGCACGATCCGGCAATGGCCGGGCGCTCTTTGCCCTCGGCACGATCTACCGCAAGGGTGAGATCGTCGACCGGGACCTCCGTCGGTCACTCTCCTATTTCGAGCGTGGCGTCGTTGCCGGAGATCGGCGATCGACGCTCCAATTTGCCCTCGCACTCTTCAATGGTCGGGGGATCGAGACGTCCGAAGCGCGCGGCCTCGCGATGATCGAAGACCTGGCGGAACAGGGCTCCGGCGCCGCGCTTTGGCATCTGGGCCGATTGGCACCGCGTCGCTACACCATTCTGGTGCAGGACACGCTCTTCTCTGAGCAGTTCTACGCTGGTGACGTTCACGGTGTCTTCGACACCAACACGTTGATTGCCTTCGAGAGCTTCTGCGCTGCCCGCTCTGTGAACGCGACCTGCGCGATCGAGCCATTTGCGAGGGAGGCGGCGAATGCCGTCGCCGCTGCGCGCCGCTGA
- a CDS encoding glycosyltransferase, whose protein sequence is MSQVLHAGVGSVIEEIVPHQIARWGAENVALVVPEDQLAKASPLRAARLFTFPSSDRSATSLLRAWRTLQGARAVFRPDIEHLHSTFAGILGRLGGRCDAARVYCPHGWAFSRDVQGWSGRSAVRAAVWLERHLAPSTDAMVLVSTSERDAARARGIRSRSDTVILNSIADRPVKLAPPRLSDRLEIVFVGRLVRQKAPEIALEMMRSLPPDRAHLTLIGAAPDGSILSDTPNVSCLGWISREGVHACLAAADILVLPSRWEGLPMSALEAFRAGTAVLISDAANSPELVRDGVEGRIVADLSAEAFRATLLSQSVEDWRAQGRRARASYEERFTSQRMNADLDALYVRLLRARDR, encoded by the coding sequence ATGTCACAAGTGCTGCACGCTGGCGTAGGCAGTGTCATCGAGGAGATTGTTCCGCATCAGATCGCGCGCTGGGGTGCAGAGAACGTCGCGCTGGTTGTGCCCGAAGACCAGCTCGCGAAGGCTTCGCCGCTACGCGCGGCGCGCCTTTTCACCTTTCCAAGCAGCGATCGGTCTGCAACCAGCCTTCTGCGCGCCTGGCGCACTCTTCAGGGAGCCCGGGCCGTTTTTCGACCGGATATCGAGCACCTGCATTCGACATTTGCCGGTATTCTCGGCCGCCTCGGTGGGCGCTGCGACGCAGCGCGTGTGTACTGCCCGCACGGCTGGGCCTTCAGCCGTGATGTCCAAGGGTGGAGCGGGCGTTCCGCTGTGCGCGCCGCCGTTTGGCTGGAGCGCCATCTTGCCCCTTCGACCGACGCGATGGTGCTCGTCTCGACCTCCGAACGCGACGCGGCTCGCGCCCGCGGGATCCGCAGTCGGTCCGACACCGTGATCCTGAACTCGATTGCGGACCGGCCCGTGAAACTTGCTCCGCCGCGCCTGTCCGATCGGCTCGAAATCGTTTTCGTTGGCCGTCTCGTGCGGCAGAAGGCCCCGGAAATTGCGCTCGAGATGATGCGCTCTCTTCCACCGGACCGTGCGCATCTCACGCTTATCGGCGCGGCACCCGATGGCTCGATCCTTTCGGATACGCCGAATGTAAGTTGCCTCGGCTGGATCTCGCGGGAGGGAGTGCACGCGTGCCTTGCTGCTGCCGATATCCTTGTCCTGCCGTCGCGGTGGGAGGGCCTCCCCATGTCGGCGCTGGAGGCATTCCGGGCCGGCACCGCCGTTCTGATTTCCGACGCCGCGAACTCGCCAGAACTGGTGCGCGACGGGGTCGAGGGGCGGATCGTCGCGGACCTCTCGGCGGAGGCGTTTCGCGCGACCCTCCTGTCGCAGTCGGTCGAGGACTGGAGGGCGCAGGGGCGACGCGCGCGCGCCAGCTACGAAGAGCGCTTCACGTCGCAGAGAATGAACGCCGACCTCGACGCGCTTTACGTGCGTCTTTTGCGGGCACGGGATCGGTAG
- a CDS encoding glycosyltransferase family 4 protein has product MTTDFDTVVIVNDHAAVTGGQARVAIDAACGLAQAGKRVHYFAGAGPVDRDLQAAGVEVTCLNRPGMLDNPSLLDAMTSNLWSRGVARALTSLLERCEPKRTIVHTHGWAKSLTPSIAPVIAQSGHRHIYTMHEYFLACPNGGFFDFQAGEICQRRALSRSCLATHCDARARSHKAWRATRTAALRHVARWPRALRDVICISETQRRVMAPYLRPDVRLHHVPNPIALPQAPRAEAEHSDVLLFVGRLSPEKGAVLFAKAARQAGIHARFVGDGPEAEIVCQILPEAEFTGWRDAAGVAEQMRIARALVFPSLWHECQPLVPMEALAHGLPVICGAWNAACEAIPDGAGLILQDRSPAAWANALASLARDDAAVTDMSMRAHANRNQFATSLSDHVGELCHIYGNLPS; this is encoded by the coding sequence ATGACAACCGACTTCGATACCGTTGTCATCGTGAACGATCATGCCGCCGTTACGGGTGGGCAGGCGCGCGTGGCCATCGACGCGGCCTGTGGCCTCGCGCAAGCCGGTAAGCGCGTCCACTACTTCGCCGGTGCGGGACCCGTGGACCGCGACCTGCAGGCGGCCGGTGTAGAGGTCACGTGTCTGAACCGCCCCGGCATGCTGGACAATCCGTCGCTACTCGATGCGATGACGTCAAACCTCTGGAGCCGAGGCGTCGCCCGTGCGCTCACTAGCCTGCTTGAAAGATGCGAGCCGAAACGCACGATCGTACACACTCATGGTTGGGCGAAGTCGCTGACACCGTCGATCGCGCCTGTGATCGCGCAGTCCGGCCATCGGCATATCTACACCATGCACGAGTACTTCCTGGCCTGTCCCAATGGCGGCTTCTTCGACTTCCAAGCTGGCGAGATCTGTCAGCGCCGCGCGCTCAGCCGAAGCTGTTTGGCCACGCACTGCGACGCGCGCGCCCGCAGCCACAAGGCGTGGCGCGCGACCCGGACGGCAGCGCTGCGCCATGTCGCGAGATGGCCTCGGGCCTTGCGCGATGTCATCTGCATTAGTGAGACGCAGCGGCGCGTGATGGCGCCCTATCTCAGACCAGATGTCCGGTTGCACCACGTTCCCAACCCCATCGCGCTACCACAGGCTCCGCGGGCAGAAGCGGAACACAGCGATGTCCTCCTCTTCGTCGGTCGTCTGTCCCCGGAGAAGGGTGCCGTTCTCTTCGCCAAAGCGGCGCGGCAGGCAGGCATCCATGCCAGGTTCGTCGGTGACGGTCCCGAGGCGGAGATTGTCTGTCAGATCCTCCCGGAGGCCGAGTTCACTGGCTGGCGCGATGCCGCCGGCGTAGCTGAACAAATGCGCATCGCCCGCGCGCTCGTGTTCCCGTCGCTCTGGCACGAATGTCAGCCCCTCGTACCGATGGAGGCTCTGGCCCACGGCCTTCCCGTCATCTGCGGCGCCTGGAATGCAGCCTGCGAGGCCATACCCGATGGCGCCGGCCTCATCCTGCAGGACCGTTCGCCAGCCGCATGGGCCAACGCACTTGCCTCACTCGCGCGCGACGATGCCGCCGTGACCGATATGAGCATGAGGGCACACGCCAACAGAAACCAGTTTGCAACATCATTGTCGGATCACGTTGGCGAGCTGTGCCACATCTACGGAAATCTCCCAAGCTGA
- a CDS encoding sulfotransferase, with amino-acid sequence MRDRELLLVTGAPRSGTTPVGNTLALTRGSGSFYEPLGPTGLRRIRNRFPMRTTGDLDDAELTMALEDISTLRGALKTQTREGQRPTARSVIIGSRTLHSRRMAALTPGLRRIIWKDPHAIMLVPDLLARRIPCVVTVRSAPAHAASYKRLGWISRAAEIYPRWSARFGRDPVIELALKTAATDIVTSAAVLWRMCYRAVLSTAPAPRLHIVHATELEQDEVGTYRRLLQELGLDWSPRLTRHFAERNKANGAPLPSPRRTHDWSRSVAAANTYWQDVLTEEEIIRVLELTYDVDTALTARIPAAA; translated from the coding sequence ATGCGTGACCGCGAACTCCTGCTCGTTACCGGAGCACCGCGCAGCGGAACGACGCCCGTCGGCAACACGCTCGCGCTCACCCGTGGATCCGGCTCATTCTACGAACCACTCGGCCCAACGGGACTCAGGCGCATCCGAAACCGTTTCCCGATGCGAACCACGGGCGACCTCGATGATGCAGAGCTGACTATGGCACTTGAGGACATCAGTACTCTCCGCGGTGCACTCAAGACCCAGACCCGGGAGGGCCAGCGGCCAACCGCACGTAGCGTCATCATCGGCAGCCGAACGCTTCACAGCCGCCGCATGGCGGCGCTGACGCCGGGGCTGCGCCGGATCATCTGGAAGGATCCACACGCTATAATGCTGGTGCCTGATCTTCTTGCTCGCCGCATTCCTTGCGTCGTAACGGTCCGCAGCGCCCCCGCACACGCGGCGAGCTACAAACGGCTCGGCTGGATCTCCCGTGCCGCCGAGATCTACCCACGCTGGTCCGCGCGCTTCGGCCGCGATCCCGTCATCGAACTGGCGCTGAAGACTGCAGCGACGGATATCGTCACATCCGCCGCCGTCCTCTGGCGCATGTGCTACCGGGCCGTGCTCTCAACTGCACCGGCGCCGAGACTGCACATAGTCCACGCGACCGAGCTAGAGCAGGACGAGGTCGGCACCTATCGACGCCTGCTACAGGAGCTGGGTCTCGACTGGTCACCGAGGCTGACACGCCATTTCGCTGAGCGGAACAAGGCAAACGGGGCCCCTCTGCCCTCTCCACGGCGAACGCATGACTGGTCCCGTTCCGTAGCGGCGGCAAACACCTATTGGCAGGATGTTCTGACCGAGGAGGAGATCATCCGAGTCCTTGAGTTGACCTATGACGTGGACACCGCCTTGACGGCGCGCATACCGGCGGCTGCCTGA
- a CDS encoding lipopolysaccharide biosynthesis protein codes for MPPDGANLDQLRAVDLDSAVEGNQASTKTSPHGDSRPLLKIGGEVISTVGANIAFVLSQFIVLWLIARFSDLETVGQFGLAMAILQPVFVLGRMGLRCGHATEIEQTYALSTYLRLSLMLAVASSVLCLAALASFRPDIVALAFPLAVAKAVELVSLTLYGAFQRSGALGHMARSLVLRSVAGTGLFAILLLYGTDVEAALWAQPLIWLLVFLLHDMPARPREGSLRPSLRAHGVLRLLRTNSSLGLGQFLSVLQMSVPRILIEVMIGSAALGLFTVIAYLQQAAMTVFDAVGQVITPRLARYWYAGQRAAFGQMLRSLMALAAACSLLGGALGLALGPTMLEIAFGPDFADAGALLKWVLLTIGLRLLSAIAQSGLLSRRAFQTFGTLQATLFTLSIPCTLTLIHVGGLAGAGISLALMAAIRLLLLLFLLRQTDRIDA; via the coding sequence ATGCCTCCTGACGGCGCCAACCTCGATCAGCTTCGCGCTGTCGATCTGGACAGTGCGGTAGAGGGAAACCAAGCCAGCACGAAAACCTCCCCGCATGGGGATTCGCGTCCCCTTCTCAAGATTGGAGGGGAGGTCATCTCCACGGTCGGCGCGAATATCGCGTTCGTCCTGTCTCAGTTCATCGTGCTCTGGCTGATCGCGCGATTCTCCGATCTGGAAACGGTGGGGCAGTTCGGCCTCGCAATGGCGATTCTTCAACCCGTGTTCGTACTTGGCCGCATGGGATTACGTTGCGGCCACGCGACGGAAATCGAACAGACCTACGCGCTTTCGACCTATCTGCGGCTCTCCTTGATGCTGGCCGTCGCCTCGTCAGTGCTGTGTTTGGCAGCTCTGGCGAGTTTCCGGCCAGACATCGTGGCACTGGCCTTCCCACTCGCAGTCGCGAAGGCTGTGGAGCTCGTCAGTCTCACGCTATACGGCGCCTTCCAACGGAGCGGTGCATTGGGCCACATGGCCCGATCCCTGGTCCTACGATCGGTCGCAGGAACAGGTCTGTTCGCCATCCTCCTTCTCTACGGGACAGACGTCGAGGCCGCTCTCTGGGCTCAGCCACTGATCTGGCTGCTCGTCTTTCTGCTCCATGACATGCCCGCGCGCCCGCGAGAGGGGTCACTACGGCCATCGCTGCGGGCGCATGGTGTCCTGAGGCTGCTGCGCACAAACAGTTCTCTCGGCCTCGGCCAGTTCCTGAGCGTGCTGCAGATGAGCGTGCCCCGCATTCTGATCGAAGTAATGATCGGTAGCGCAGCACTCGGGCTCTTCACTGTCATCGCCTACCTGCAGCAAGCAGCGATGACAGTGTTCGACGCAGTCGGGCAGGTTATCACGCCCCGGCTCGCCCGATATTGGTATGCGGGTCAACGCGCCGCGTTCGGTCAAATGCTGCGCAGCCTGATGGCCCTCGCGGCGGCGTGCTCTCTACTCGGAGGCGCTCTGGGATTGGCTCTGGGCCCGACCATGCTGGAGATCGCGTTCGGCCCGGACTTCGCAGACGCAGGTGCCCTGCTGAAATGGGTGCTGCTCACCATTGGCCTCCGACTTCTATCGGCCATTGCGCAATCCGGCCTCCTGTCCCGGCGTGCCTTCCAAACTTTCGGCACGCTGCAAGCGACGCTCTTCACCCTGTCTATCCCGTGCACACTGACCCTCATCCACGTCGGAGGACTAGCCGGCGCAGGCATTTCGCTCGCCCTGATGGCCGCGATCCGGCTCCTGCTCCTGCTCTTCCTGCTGCGCCAGACGGATCGTATCGATGCGTGA
- a CDS encoding sulfotransferase domain-containing protein: MSSLVLPDLIIAGAPKSGSTSLFRWLSDHPDVVGSLEKETYFLVDPGSHMHRPDRHVSRGLEGYANLFPTDANDGRVRVEATPAYMVHETARAAVQDMPSKPLVLFILREPVAQIKSSYDYFRNNWHWIPPGMRFDEWVGTTSGPAAFRGNELAGDPMGTANYVHHLRAWRDAVGAERMIVCLFEDMRTNPKAFMRSLAERLGISPSHYDSYHFPIENESYAVRSHALQRVNIALRQRLPKGAVYNAIRTVYRAFNTTPATRLGSEAAARTLKERFAAENAALAQEFDLDLSPWREANAS, translated from the coding sequence GTGTCCTCTCTCGTCCTGCCGGACCTTATCATCGCCGGGGCCCCGAAATCGGGCAGCACGTCGCTCTTCCGATGGCTGAGCGATCATCCCGATGTGGTGGGCTCGCTGGAGAAAGAGACCTACTTCCTCGTCGATCCCGGCTCGCATATGCATCGCCCGGATCGGCATGTCTCCCGAGGCCTGGAAGGCTATGCCAACCTGTTCCCGACGGACGCCAATGACGGACGCGTGCGGGTGGAGGCGACGCCGGCCTACATGGTTCACGAGACCGCCCGGGCGGCGGTCCAGGACATGCCCTCGAAGCCCCTCGTGCTTTTCATCCTTCGTGAGCCGGTAGCGCAGATCAAATCCAGCTACGACTATTTCCGGAACAATTGGCACTGGATTCCGCCAGGGATGCGGTTCGACGAGTGGGTTGGGACCACGTCGGGGCCAGCCGCCTTCCGCGGAAACGAGCTGGCAGGCGATCCGATGGGAACCGCCAACTACGTTCACCACCTGCGCGCCTGGCGCGATGCTGTCGGTGCCGAGCGCATGATCGTCTGCCTGTTCGAAGACATGCGCACCAACCCGAAGGCCTTCATGAGGTCGCTCGCCGAACGCCTCGGTATCTCACCAAGTCACTACGACAGTTATCATTTTCCTATCGAGAACGAAAGTTATGCGGTCCGCAGCCACGCTCTTCAGCGCGTGAATATTGCCCTGCGCCAGCGACTGCCAAAGGGCGCGGTCTACAATGCGATCCGCACCGTCTACCGCGCGTTTAACACGACGCCCGCCACACGGCTGGGCTCTGAGGCGGCGGCTAGGACGCTGAAGGAGAGGTTCGCGGCTGAGAACGCCGCACTCGCACAGGAGTTCGACCTCGACCTGTCGCCCTGGAGGGAAGCAAATGCCTCCTGA